A DNA window from Gigantopelta aegis isolate Gae_Host chromosome 4, Gae_host_genome, whole genome shotgun sequence contains the following coding sequences:
- the LOC121369916 gene encoding N-alpha-acetyltransferase 30-like, giving the protein MSEGQNTTHELAVGDENMRDIRDGIEYVVYESERQMPDIMRLITKDLSEPYSIYTYRYFIHNWPKLCFLAMDGDTCVGAIVCKLDMHKKMVRRGYIAMLAVDQNYRRKKIGSNLVTKAIRAMITDHCDEVVLETEITNKAALNLYENLGFVRDKRLFRYYLNGVDALRLKLWLR; this is encoded by the exons ATGAGCGAAGGACAAAACACGACTCATGAATTAGCAGTTGGTGATGAAAATATGAGAGATATTCGCGATGGCATTGAATATGTTGTGTATGAATCAGAGAGGCAAATGCCCGACATAATGCGCCTCATAACTAAAGATCTTTCAGAACCATATTCCATTTACACATATCGATACTTCATTCACAATTGgccaaaattatgttttttg GCCATGGATGGAGATACGTGTGTTGGTGCTATTGTTTGCAAGCTGGACATGCACAAGAAAATGGTGAGAAGAGGCTACATTGCAATGCTGGCAGTTGATCAAAATTATCGGAGGAAAAAGATAG gCTCAAACCTTGTGACTAAAGCTATCCGTGCAATGATAACTGATCATTGTGATGAG gttgTGCTCGAGACGGAAATCACGAACAAGGCTGCACTAAATCTTTATGAAAACCTGGGCTTTGTTAGAGACAAGAGATTGTTTAGATATTATTTAAATGGGGTTGACGCTCTCAGACTCAAACTGTGGCTGAGGTAG